The Solibacillus isronensis genome window below encodes:
- a CDS encoding FDLD family class I lanthipeptide — MNQIENLTKLDFSLDFEISSDAMEVSADLETLSITKTILTKITCKATCTCQCTQYCTAACF; from the coding sequence ATGAACCAAATTGAAAACCTAACTAAACTTGACTTTTCTTTAGACTTTGAAATTTCTAGTGATGCTATGGAGGTTTCAGCTGATTTAGAAACTTTATCAATAACTAAGACAATTTTAACGAAAATTACATGTAAAGCTACATGTACTTGCCAATGTACACAATATTGTACTGCTGCATGTTTCTAA